Proteins from a genomic interval of Pseudodesulfovibrio nedwellii:
- a CDS encoding Na/Pi cotransporter family protein, with amino-acid sequence MIFSLGAGLIGGLGLFLLGMRLMTKGLRNAAGNALRSILGKWTKTPLRGLASGFMVTALVQSSSAITVAVIGFVNAGLMTMPQSVGVIFGSNIGTTVTSWIVAAVGVSVKVKALALPLIGLGAILRLTGAHSRRKHIGDALTGFGIFFLGIEILQSTFQDLGTAVDLASLNIGGIPGILLFVTLGAILTLLMQSSSAAMAIILTAAMSGIVTLESSAAAAIGTNIGTTSTALFSVIGATYNAKKVAAAHIIFNLVTGIVAIMTIPLLLKAVSVLSSLDSDYNLATTLAIFHTVFNVLGVAIFLPFTSKLVNFLNRHIGREVTELGKPKYLDNNVLSTPSLAMDALFMELGRLGEMTREVCQKAVTSKFRHTDFIKDKTALDTLIVAIRGYCVKIQRLDLPDTVALRLPAALRVIQYFRKAINIITEVSQQHTLLDHSLPEATTETARAFRREVRDIINVAHTPCSPEFVDLKQQLHQLDDLYHDLKDDLLRTGAQGHVELNTLVSLLEYYSSMRQMCEQAVKGTTYWALLRDIDLTCANADEDNEYSWKQDA; translated from the coding sequence ATGATCTTTTCACTTGGAGCCGGTCTTATCGGCGGACTTGGACTTTTCCTTCTCGGCATGAGACTAATGACCAAAGGACTGCGCAACGCAGCTGGCAACGCCCTGCGTTCCATCCTCGGTAAATGGACAAAGACCCCCCTCAGGGGACTTGCGTCCGGCTTCATGGTTACAGCTCTAGTCCAATCGTCCAGTGCCATCACTGTAGCGGTCATAGGTTTCGTCAATGCGGGACTCATGACAATGCCGCAGTCTGTGGGTGTCATTTTCGGCTCCAATATTGGCACAACTGTGACCAGTTGGATCGTTGCCGCTGTCGGCGTCAGCGTCAAAGTCAAAGCTCTAGCCCTCCCCCTCATTGGCCTTGGCGCAATTCTCAGACTCACAGGTGCACATTCCCGCCGAAAACACATTGGCGATGCCCTTACCGGCTTCGGCATCTTCTTTCTTGGTATTGAAATACTGCAATCCACCTTTCAGGATCTGGGCACAGCAGTTGATCTTGCGTCATTAAACATCGGCGGCATCCCTGGAATCCTGCTTTTTGTCACTCTCGGTGCGATCCTGACTCTGCTCATGCAGAGCTCCAGCGCGGCCATGGCCATCATCCTCACTGCCGCAATGTCGGGTATCGTCACATTGGAAAGCTCTGCGGCTGCGGCCATCGGCACAAACATCGGCACAACATCAACAGCACTTTTTTCTGTTATAGGTGCTACTTACAATGCTAAAAAAGTCGCTGCAGCACATATTATTTTTAATTTAGTGACTGGCATTGTCGCCATCATGACCATCCCACTTCTACTCAAGGCCGTCAGCGTCTTATCCTCACTGGATAGTGATTATAATTTGGCAACAACACTCGCTATTTTTCATACTGTATTCAATGTGCTTGGTGTGGCTATATTTCTGCCTTTCACGTCAAAACTCGTCAATTTCCTAAATCGACATATTGGTCGGGAAGTCACCGAATTAGGTAAACCCAAATACCTTGACAACAACGTCCTTAGCACCCCTTCACTCGCCATGGATGCTTTATTTATGGAATTGGGACGGTTAGGCGAAATGACTCGTGAAGTCTGTCAAAAAGCCGTGACTTCGAAATTCCGCCACACGGATTTTATTAAAGACAAAACCGCCCTCGACACATTGATCGTCGCCATCCGTGGATACTGTGTCAAAATCCAACGACTCGACCTGCCAGATACTGTTGCGCTCAGACTCCCCGCTGCACTTAGAGTTATTCAATATTTTAGAAAAGCCATCAATATCATTACTGAAGTTTCTCAACAGCATACACTTCTCGACCACTCACTTCCCGAGGCAACAACAGAAACTGCCCGGGCATTCAGACGGGAAGTCCGTGACATCATCAATGTGGCGCACACTCCCTGCTCTCCCGAATTTGTGGACCTGAAACAACAACTGCACCAACTCGATGATCTGTACCACGACCTCAAAGACGATCTTTTGCGGACAGGAGCTCAAGGCCATGTGGAATTGAACACCTTGGTTTCGCTTCTCGAATACTACTCCAGCATGCGACAAATGTGCGAACAGGCTGTCAAAGGAACGACCTATTGGGCCTTATTACGAGACATTGACCTCACATGTGCAAACGCTGATGAAGACAATGAATACAGCTGGAAACAGGACGCATAA
- a CDS encoding MBL fold metallo-hydrolase — protein sequence MYFKQITTPGLGCFSYVIGCPTAGEMVVVDPKRDVQDYLDISRDEGMKIIHAIDTHVHADHVSGAQELKSHTGCDVMVYETSPVSYAFTPLKEGDKLTIGNAGLKVLHTPGHTPDALSLLVTDFSRGNEPWMLLTGDVLFVNDIGRPDLVGDAKLDEQIQNLWNTLYIKFNKFPDSLEVFPAHGAGSLCGRGMSSKPSSTLGFERRHNAMLGFDSYEAFHLAMSQEFPARPKSFTHIISTNANGAPLLERCPMDLAMDPFKFEEKMQDGAVVIDVRDAAAYAGYHIPSSINIGFEPSLANWVGMVVDPKADILLVVDSKEGYNRMRTELHRIGYDRIYGYLSGGIQSWVFSGRPVNKLSIDSAQDLQNCQADNKPLSLVDVRTPAEWEGGRIPGAKHIPLADILNGKYDLSEDDHHILYCAGGYRANIAASYLQKHGFWNVRSLAGGYIAWNKAGYSTEK from the coding sequence ATGTATTTCAAACAGATCACCACTCCCGGCCTCGGGTGCTTCTCTTATGTTATAGGTTGTCCCACAGCCGGAGAAATGGTTGTTGTCGACCCCAAACGAGATGTGCAGGATTATCTGGACATCTCGCGAGATGAAGGGATGAAAATCATCCATGCCATTGATACCCATGTTCATGCGGATCACGTCTCGGGTGCTCAAGAACTAAAATCTCATACCGGTTGTGATGTCATGGTCTACGAGACTTCGCCGGTCTCATACGCTTTTACCCCACTCAAGGAAGGTGACAAACTCACCATTGGCAATGCAGGTCTCAAAGTACTGCATACCCCCGGCCATACCCCAGACGCACTATCCTTGCTCGTGACAGACTTTTCCCGTGGTAACGAGCCGTGGATGCTGCTCACAGGTGACGTTTTGTTCGTCAATGACATTGGTCGCCCTGATTTGGTCGGCGACGCTAAACTTGATGAGCAAATTCAGAACCTCTGGAATACGCTCTATATCAAATTCAACAAATTCCCGGATAGTCTGGAAGTATTCCCGGCCCACGGAGCTGGTTCTCTATGTGGACGCGGCATGAGTTCCAAACCTAGTTCTACACTTGGTTTCGAGCGTCGCCATAATGCTATGCTCGGCTTCGATAGCTATGAAGCCTTCCATCTAGCCATGAGCCAGGAATTTCCAGCTCGTCCCAAAAGTTTTACACACATCATCTCTACCAATGCCAATGGCGCTCCTCTGCTTGAACGCTGCCCCATGGACCTTGCCATGGACCCGTTCAAGTTTGAAGAAAAGATGCAGGATGGCGCTGTCGTTATCGATGTCCGAGACGCAGCAGCCTATGCAGGGTACCACATTCCCAGTTCCATCAATATCGGATTTGAACCAAGTCTCGCCAACTGGGTTGGCATGGTCGTCGATCCCAAGGCAGACATATTACTCGTCGTGGATTCCAAAGAAGGCTATAATCGTATGCGTACGGAATTACACCGTATCGGATACGACAGGATTTATGGTTACTTATCTGGCGGCATCCAGTCGTGGGTCTTCAGTGGACGTCCGGTAAATAAATTATCCATTGATTCGGCTCAAGACCTCCAAAACTGTCAGGCAGACAATAAACCACTTAGTCTAGTGGATGTTCGCACCCCGGCAGAATGGGAAGGCGGAAGAATCCCCGGTGCGAAACACATCCCGCTGGCCGATATTCTGAACGGCAAATATGACCTGTCCGAAGACGATCATCATATCCTCTACTGCGCAGGTGGTTACCGTGCCAATATAGCGGCTTCATATTTACAAAAACATGGTTTCTGGAATGTCCGCAGCTTGGCCGGAGGCTATATCGCCTGGAATAAAGCCGGTTACAGCACCGAAAAATAA
- a CDS encoding STAS/SEC14 domain-containing protein, whose product MINIIEIPSTKTVGIKISGKITKDGMEEVIKKVKTTMGKTDERLNIYVELDKWEGFTLAALYEDIKFALPNMRRFAKEAIVTDKGWITNLVKVSDKLFPSIELRTYTTEEKGEALIWIQE is encoded by the coding sequence ATGATCAACATTATTGAAATTCCTTCAACAAAGACTGTCGGAATAAAGATATCTGGAAAAATCACCAAAGACGGTATGGAAGAAGTTATTAAAAAAGTGAAAACAACAATGGGAAAAACAGATGAACGTCTGAATATTTACGTCGAGCTCGACAAATGGGAAGGATTTACTCTTGCCGCGCTCTATGAAGATATCAAGTTCGCCCTTCCGAATATGCGTCGTTTTGCCAAAGAAGCCATTGTGACCGACAAGGGATGGATTACAAATTTGGTAAAAGTCAGCGACAAACTCTTCCCAAGTATCGAGTTACGAACGTATACCACTGAAGAAAAAGGTGAAGCCTTGATATGGATTCAGGAATAA
- the nifJ gene encoding pyruvate:ferredoxin (flavodoxin) oxidoreductase has protein sequence MPKKTMKTMDGNTAAAHVAYALSETAAIYPITPSTPMGEIADEWAAQGRKNIFGQRVQIRQMQSEAGAAGAVHGSLAGGALTTTFTASQGLLLMVPNMYKISGELLPGVFHVSARAIAAHALSIFGDHQDVMATRQTGFAMLFSNSVQEVMDLSLVAHLAAIESSVPFMSVFDGFRTSHEIQKIAVIDYDDMKPLVNMDKLAEFRKKAMNPEHPDIRGTAQNPDIYFQGREATNTYYEAIPDMVTDAMKKVGKITGRRYKLFDYVGHPEADQVIIAMGSSCECIEETVNHLNASGRKVGLIKVRLFRPFSIKHLMSAIPKTVKKIAVLDRTKEPGSLGDPLYMDICVAYAGKKDAPIIVGGRYGLGSKDFTPAQAKAVFDSLAKPKHGFTVGINDDVTNSSLADCDCVDTTPEGTVQCKFWGLGSDGTVGANKQAIKIIGDNTKMYAQGYFAYDSKKSGGITISHLRFGKKPIQSTYLVTDADYIACHNPSYVSLYDVLEGIKDGGTFVLNSPWTAEEMDTKLPASMRRTIAKKNLKFYTVDAVKIAGEVGLGGRINMVMQTAFFKLADVIPFKKAVTLLKEGIEAAYGKKGPKIVTMNNAAVDNAVDAIVEIPVPAAWKKLKDDKATSRREPAYVSDVMRPVLAQKGDTLPVSVFSHDGTMPVSTSKYEKRGVAIMVPEWIADNCIQCNQCAFVCPHSALRPVLTDTTEMEKAPKSFGTVDAMGKDVKGMQYRMQVNTLDCLGCGNCADICPAKEKALVMKPIASQTTEQIRNFNFADKVSYKDAFGRESVKGSQFRKSLMEFSGACAGCGETPYVKVITQLFGERMIVANATGCSSIWGASAPTTPYCTNVDGHGPAWGNSLFEDAAEFGFGIEMATDQRRAHLVELAKEAAKSETGALKTALNNWIKAKDDSEESKIAGDKLKGALKGSRKKDLREIASMADLFTKQSIWVFGGDGWAYDIGYGGLDHVIASGKDINILVMDTEVYSNTGGQSSKATPMGSIAKFAAAGKSTPKKDLGRMAMTYGYVYVASVAMGANKNQFLKAIKEAEAYPGPSLIIAYAPCINQGIKKGMGKTQSEQKLAVESGYWPLYRYNPELADQGENPFILESKAPDGTLQEFLSGENRYAMLERFYPEFSKEYREKIEIDFNKRYETLKHMAGGCDDK, from the coding sequence ATGCCAAAAAAAACGATGAAGACAATGGATGGCAATACCGCTGCCGCTCACGTGGCTTATGCCCTGAGTGAGACAGCTGCTATCTATCCTATCACCCCTTCCACCCCCATGGGAGAAATTGCCGACGAATGGGCGGCACAAGGGCGAAAAAACATTTTCGGACAAAGAGTTCAGATCCGTCAAATGCAATCTGAAGCGGGTGCGGCTGGTGCGGTTCACGGCTCCTTGGCCGGTGGCGCACTGACCACCACCTTCACTGCTTCTCAGGGCCTGTTGCTCATGGTCCCCAATATGTACAAAATTTCCGGCGAACTGCTTCCCGGCGTCTTCCACGTATCCGCCAGAGCAATCGCGGCTCACGCATTGTCCATCTTCGGCGACCATCAGGATGTCATGGCCACCCGACAGACTGGTTTTGCCATGCTCTTCTCCAACTCTGTACAGGAAGTGATGGACCTCTCGCTGGTAGCACACCTTGCCGCCATCGAATCTTCAGTTCCTTTCATGTCCGTGTTTGATGGGTTCCGTACTTCGCATGAAATCCAAAAGATCGCCGTCATTGATTACGATGACATGAAACCACTGGTGAACATGGATAAACTGGCTGAATTTCGCAAGAAAGCCATGAACCCCGAGCACCCGGACATTCGCGGCACAGCACAGAACCCGGACATCTACTTCCAGGGCCGTGAAGCAACCAATACATATTATGAAGCCATTCCCGACATGGTCACAGACGCCATGAAAAAGGTCGGCAAAATCACTGGTCGCCGCTACAAATTGTTCGATTACGTCGGTCATCCCGAAGCGGACCAAGTCATCATCGCCATGGGTTCTTCTTGTGAATGTATTGAGGAAACTGTCAATCATCTCAACGCATCCGGACGCAAAGTCGGCCTGATTAAGGTACGGCTGTTCCGTCCCTTCTCCATCAAACACTTGATGTCCGCCATTCCTAAGACCGTAAAGAAGATCGCGGTTCTGGATCGAACCAAAGAACCAGGTTCTCTGGGTGATCCTCTGTACATGGACATCTGCGTTGCCTATGCAGGCAAAAAGGATGCACCAATCATCGTCGGTGGCCGTTATGGCCTTGGCTCCAAAGACTTCACCCCGGCACAGGCCAAGGCAGTCTTTGATTCACTGGCGAAGCCCAAACACGGTTTCACTGTGGGTATTAACGATGACGTTACCAATTCATCTCTGGCTGATTGCGACTGTGTTGATACCACCCCTGAAGGTACTGTGCAGTGCAAATTCTGGGGCCTTGGTTCCGATGGTACTGTAGGCGCAAACAAACAGGCCATCAAAATCATCGGCGACAACACGAAAATGTACGCACAGGGATACTTCGCTTACGACTCCAAGAAGTCAGGCGGCATTACCATTTCCCATCTGCGCTTTGGCAAGAAACCCATTCAGTCTACGTATCTAGTAACAGATGCTGACTACATTGCCTGTCACAATCCAAGCTACGTCAGTCTGTATGACGTCTTGGAAGGCATCAAGGACGGCGGTACCTTCGTACTCAACAGCCCTTGGACCGCCGAGGAAATGGACACGAAACTGCCCGCTTCCATGCGCCGGACCATCGCTAAAAAGAACCTCAAGTTCTACACAGTAGACGCGGTGAAAATAGCTGGTGAAGTCGGTCTTGGTGGACGCATCAACATGGTCATGCAAACTGCCTTCTTCAAACTGGCAGACGTTATTCCTTTCAAAAAAGCCGTTACCCTTCTCAAGGAAGGCATTGAAGCCGCTTACGGTAAGAAAGGACCAAAGATCGTCACCATGAACAATGCCGCAGTTGACAACGCCGTGGATGCCATCGTTGAAATCCCAGTTCCTGCTGCATGGAAAAAATTGAAAGACGACAAGGCCACCTCTCGCCGTGAACCCGCATACGTCTCCGACGTAATGCGTCCTGTTCTGGCTCAGAAAGGTGACACTCTGCCGGTTTCAGTATTCTCACACGACGGCACTATGCCCGTTTCCACCAGCAAATATGAAAAACGTGGTGTTGCCATCATGGTTCCCGAATGGATTGCAGACAACTGCATCCAGTGCAACCAATGTGCATTTGTCTGCCCCCACTCTGCTCTGCGTCCGGTCCTCACGGACACAACAGAAATGGAAAAAGCCCCCAAATCTTTTGGAACCGTGGACGCCATGGGCAAAGATGTGAAGGGAATGCAATACCGTATGCAGGTCAACACTCTTGACTGTCTCGGTTGCGGCAACTGTGCAGACATCTGCCCAGCTAAGGAAAAAGCTTTGGTCATGAAGCCCATCGCATCCCAAACCACCGAGCAGATACGCAACTTCAACTTCGCTGACAAAGTCTCCTACAAAGATGCTTTTGGTCGCGAATCCGTCAAGGGCAGCCAATTCCGCAAATCTCTTATGGAATTCTCCGGTGCCTGCGCCGGTTGTGGCGAAACTCCCTACGTCAAGGTCATCACCCAACTCTTCGGCGAACGTATGATTGTTGCCAACGCTACTGGATGTTCCTCAATCTGGGGTGCTTCCGCACCGACCACACCGTACTGCACTAATGTTGACGGGCACGGTCCGGCATGGGGCAACTCCCTGTTCGAAGACGCCGCTGAATTCGGCTTCGGTATCGAAATGGCAACAGATCAACGTCGTGCTCATCTCGTAGAGTTGGCCAAAGAGGCCGCAAAATCCGAAACAGGGGCACTCAAGACAGCTCTCAACAACTGGATTAAGGCCAAGGACGACTCAGAAGAATCCAAAATTGCAGGCGACAAGCTTAAGGGAGCTCTGAAAGGCTCTCGCAAAAAGGATCTCCGCGAAATCGCATCCATGGCCGACTTGTTCACCAAACAATCCATCTGGGTGTTCGGTGGCGACGGTTGGGCCTACGACATCGGTTACGGCGGTCTGGATCACGTGATTGCCTCCGGCAAAGACATCAACATTCTGGTCATGGATACCGAAGTGTATTCAAACACAGGAGGGCAGTCATCCAAGGCAACCCCTATGGGTTCCATTGCCAAGTTTGCTGCAGCCGGCAAATCCACACCTAAAAAGGACCTCGGCCGCATGGCAATGACCTACGGCTATGTCTACGTCGCTTCTGTTGCCATGGGAGCCAACAAAAACCAGTTCCTCAAGGCAATCAAGGAAGCCGAAGCATATCCCGGCCCGTCCCTGATCATCGCATACGCCCCCTGCATCAACCAGGGTATCAAGAAAGGTATGGGCAAAACTCAGTCCGAACAAAAATTGGCAGTCGAGTCCGGTTATTGGCCGCTTTACCGCTACAACCCGGAACTGGCCGACCAAGGCGAAAACCCATTCATTCTGGAATCCAAGGCTCCTGACGGAACCTTGCAGGAATTCCTGTCCGGTGAAAATCGTTACGCCATGCTGGAACGATTCTACCCAGAATTCTCCAAGGAATATCGCGAAAAAATTGAAATCGATTTTAACAAAAGATATGAGACCTTGAAACACATGGCTGGCGGCTGCGACGACAAATAA
- a CDS encoding protein-disulfide reductase DsbD family protein yields MKITKQITTLFFALLLSLFWTTAHAQISPKSIPMTTPVEAYRLAPDALLLTLSLNMEPDWYTYANDPGGLGKPTRLSGTTASDAAITPRYPDPIVKPDAFDPDSMVNTYKSGTKLFAIVPVGKPVFPIKLQLDLLLCHPTKCVPVRLDLTFGDTSLDIATLPLADKQPWWNTFKQLTQQTTAQPAEAVTDSTQTTMVEWQFTPTYLQPGLEVASLLSAILMGLLAGLILNIMPCVLPVVSLKLSALLGASTSTNGKDPIAAFREHNLFFVLGVLSFFLFLAIVLGATGQAWGALFQYRWLVLGIAAIMGALSLSLFGLFHLPVIDLKFGTGHANPRKQAFFTGMLTTLLATPCSGPFLGGVLGWALIQGPLVIVIVFISIGIGMSSPYLLLILNPKLARFLPKSGPWIEYVEKGIAFFLLGTAFYLVAIAIGSESLRILAPLWAVLLGGWLWVRTQSIKATSRWGVRVGALILLAASIIWTMPSSVENNPWTPFAPITVQQSMGKELLLLDFTADWCPTCKVLEATVMTDKNVSRWKKEYSIKFIKVDMTERDAEAEALLKALGSRSIPTAAIFTKNDPSSPIVLRDLFTVDQLENIMKSL; encoded by the coding sequence ATGAAGATAACCAAGCAAATTACCACGCTGTTTTTCGCTCTACTGCTATCTCTGTTTTGGACGACTGCCCATGCACAGATATCACCCAAAAGCATCCCCATGACCACTCCGGTGGAGGCCTACAGGCTTGCCCCGGACGCATTGCTCCTAACGCTCTCTCTGAACATGGAACCAGATTGGTATACCTATGCTAACGATCCCGGTGGCCTAGGTAAACCTACACGCCTTTCAGGGACCACGGCTTCCGATGCTGCTATTACACCGCGCTACCCAGACCCAATCGTCAAACCAGATGCCTTTGACCCTGACTCCATGGTCAACACATACAAAAGTGGAACCAAACTTTTCGCCATAGTTCCGGTTGGTAAACCAGTATTCCCAATAAAGTTGCAATTGGACCTTCTTTTATGCCACCCGACAAAATGCGTCCCGGTTCGTCTGGACCTTACCTTTGGTGACACCAGCCTTGATATTGCGACTCTACCGCTTGCAGATAAACAACCATGGTGGAATACATTTAAACAATTAACCCAACAAACCACGGCACAACCAGCCGAGGCCGTCACTGATTCCACGCAAACAACAATGGTGGAATGGCAATTTACTCCAACGTATCTCCAGCCCGGACTAGAAGTGGCGAGCTTGCTGTCTGCCATACTCATGGGATTGTTGGCTGGGCTTATACTGAACATTATGCCCTGCGTCCTGCCCGTGGTAAGCCTCAAGCTCTCTGCCCTTCTTGGCGCAAGCACATCCACAAACGGCAAAGACCCCATCGCCGCATTTCGCGAACACAACCTCTTTTTCGTCTTAGGCGTCCTCAGCTTCTTCCTCTTTCTCGCCATTGTACTTGGAGCAACAGGTCAAGCGTGGGGAGCGTTGTTTCAATATCGGTGGCTTGTCCTTGGCATAGCCGCCATCATGGGAGCACTCAGCCTCAGTCTGTTCGGATTATTTCATCTGCCAGTCATTGATTTAAAATTCGGTACAGGGCACGCCAATCCTCGCAAACAGGCCTTTTTCACAGGCATGCTGACCACACTCCTTGCAACACCCTGTAGTGGCCCGTTCCTGGGCGGCGTGCTTGGTTGGGCGCTTATTCAAGGACCACTGGTCATTGTCATTGTTTTCATCTCCATCGGTATCGGCATGTCCAGCCCATACCTCTTGTTGATCCTCAATCCAAAACTCGCCCGCTTTCTGCCAAAATCAGGCCCATGGATTGAATATGTGGAAAAAGGTATCGCCTTCTTCCTTCTGGGCACAGCCTTCTACTTAGTCGCCATCGCCATTGGCAGCGAAAGCTTGCGTATTCTGGCCCCACTCTGGGCTGTTCTACTTGGTGGTTGGCTATGGGTACGCACCCAATCTATCAAAGCGACATCGCGCTGGGGCGTTCGCGTAGGTGCACTGATTCTACTGGCAGCCTCTATTATATGGACGATGCCGTCCTCAGTTGAAAACAACCCATGGACTCCATTTGCCCCCATAACTGTTCAACAAAGCATGGGCAAAGAGCTTCTGCTTTTAGATTTCACAGCTGACTGGTGCCCCACCTGCAAAGTATTGGAAGCAACTGTTATGACAGACAAAAACGTCAGTCGTTGGAAAAAGGAATATTCTATTAAATTCATCAAGGTCGACATGACTGAACGTGACGCTGAAGCCGAGGCTTTACTTAAAGCTCTGGGAAGCAGAAGCATCCCCACAGCAGCCATTTTCACAAAAAACGATCCATCGTCACCAATAGTCCTTCGCGATCTCTTCACGGTAGACCAACTTGAAAACATCATGAAATCGCTATAG
- a CDS encoding iron-containing alcohol dehydrogenase has protein sequence MLNFQYFMPTRVIFGPDTLKQLGDTPHLPRGNKAMVVIGESGVMVKQGYLATVQSQLAKQDVQTIVFDKIRPNPESDIVDEAAAICRENGVNFIVGLGGGSTIDSAKSIALMATNDGKYWDYMQSGSGGGLEPNKDALPIVAIPTTAGTGTEADPWTVISKSGTNEKIGWGNDSTFPALSIVDPSLMLSVPPKQTAYTGMDAFFHATEAYLATCRQPASDMLALEAVHLIAHTLPQAVANGDNLEARTIMAWACTAAGLCESYSSCISQHSLEHALSAFHPDLPHGAGLVLISRAYFGFLAACGEERLEDLALAMGDTLAESIDEEVSGVAFLDALDKLITDIGLADEKLSDYGVTREEIPTLAENALTTMGALFDITPVQMSIEDVIAIFEAAYE, from the coding sequence ATGTTAAATTTTCAATATTTCATGCCCACACGGGTAATCTTTGGTCCAGACACCCTGAAACAATTGGGTGACACACCACACCTTCCCCGTGGCAATAAAGCCATGGTAGTCATTGGTGAATCTGGCGTCATGGTCAAACAGGGATATCTGGCTACCGTCCAAAGCCAATTGGCTAAACAGGACGTACAGACCATCGTGTTCGACAAAATCCGTCCCAACCCGGAATCAGACATAGTGGACGAAGCCGCAGCCATTTGTCGTGAAAACGGCGTGAACTTCATCGTTGGTCTCGGCGGAGGATCAACCATTGACTCTGCCAAATCCATCGCTCTCATGGCGACCAACGACGGCAAATACTGGGATTACATGCAGTCCGGTAGCGGCGGCGGTCTGGAACCAAATAAGGACGCGTTACCCATTGTTGCTATCCCAACAACAGCAGGCACCGGCACTGAAGCCGACCCATGGACCGTTATCAGCAAATCCGGCACCAATGAAAAAATCGGCTGGGGAAATGATTCCACCTTCCCGGCCTTGTCTATCGTGGACCCGTCCCTGATGCTGTCCGTACCGCCCAAGCAGACTGCCTACACTGGCATGGATGCTTTTTTCCACGCGACCGAAGCGTATCTGGCAACCTGCCGTCAGCCAGCCAGCGACATGCTCGCTCTGGAAGCCGTGCACCTTATCGCACACACCCTGCCCCAGGCTGTCGCCAACGGAGATAATCTCGAAGCACGAACCATTATGGCGTGGGCCTGCACTGCGGCCGGTTTGTGCGAATCCTATTCTTCCTGCATCTCTCAGCATTCTCTTGAACACGCCCTGTCCGCTTTCCACCCGGACTTGCCTCATGGGGCTGGCCTGGTGCTTATCTCAAGAGCCTACTTCGGTTTTCTGGCTGCATGCGGTGAAGAAAGGTTGGAAGACCTTGCATTGGCCATGGGCGACACTCTGGCGGAAAGCATTGATGAAGAAGTCAGCGGTGTGGCCTTTCTGGACGCATTGGATAAACTCATCACGGACATCGGCCTGGCTGACGAAAAACTGTCTGACTACGGCGTAACTCGTGAAGAGATCCCTACGCTGGCAGAAAATGCCCTGACGACCATGGGGGCACTCTTTGATATCACGCCAGTCCAAATGTCCATTGAAGACGTTATCGCCATTTTTGAAGCAGCTTACGAATAA